Proteins co-encoded in one Paracrocinitomix mangrovi genomic window:
- a CDS encoding DUF6913 domain-containing protein: MNQIRNNFLKKKMNSPVSRHVVLMEPDKIKSVLIVTEKEDNTLKRKVEELFPSASVYHLFTRDIKEDNSKGFYYTVNKSDFNLTGVLKNDKLKNLESMQIDLLVDLSAEEGLLDYFVSRINATLKVGQMYTEKSSMYDLLIQLEGSKIQQIEKIYDQLKIFTINAN; encoded by the coding sequence ATGAATCAGATCAGAAACAACTTCTTAAAAAAGAAGATGAATTCACCGGTCAGCAGACATGTTGTTTTGATGGAACCTGACAAAATTAAGTCGGTATTGATTGTTACTGAAAAAGAAGATAACACACTTAAAAGAAAAGTAGAAGAATTATTTCCTTCGGCTAGTGTTTATCACTTATTCACAAGAGATATTAAAGAAGATAACTCTAAGGGATTCTATTACACAGTTAACAAATCTGATTTTAATTTAACAGGAGTGTTAAAAAATGATAAATTAAAAAATCTTGAATCTATGCAGATAGATTTACTAGTAGATTTGTCGGCTGAAGAGGGTTTGCTGGATTATTTTGTCTCAAGAATCAATGCTACACTTAAGGTTGGACAGATGTACACTGAAAAATCTTCAATGTATGATTTATTGATTCAATTAGAGGGATCTAAAATCCAACAGATAGAGAAAATATATGATCAACTAAAAATTTTTACGATCAATGCAAATTAG